tgaccccagagtccttctggactgttcatttccacttaggtccatgatagagtaagggagatgatgtagataaaaattttattttatatttatttatttatttatatatatttttttttcaaaatagtaaaataaaaaaaactaaaataataaaaaaatatttgaaaatattttataaagatttttgaaaaaaggagGAGagaaaagtggttaggatatttttgaaaaatatatgattttaaaaaacttgacaactaagatatgattagataaaattttgaaattgaaatctgaatttttttttgaaaaatttcgaAATATTTGCTCAAAAATAGTTagagaagatattttttttatttttgagttttatgatgaaagagaaaaacacacaaaagatacacaacttaaaatttttagatctaatgctccttgttttcaaaaattttggaggaaaatcaccaaggaacaccaaacttaaaaattttaagatcaaaacacaaggaagacttaagaacactttgaagactcacaagaacaacaagaacatgaagatagaacaccaaacttaaaatttttagaaaaccaaaataaaatttttgaaaactaaagaaaaattaacaagagaacaccaaacttaaagtttggcacaagatttaatcaaagaaaaattatttttgaaaaagttttaaaagtaaGGTACCCAATAACCAAGAACACAAGCACAACGCTCTAACCAATTGAGCAAtaaatttaacgtgttttaaaaaggtacgtttaaagaaaaacaaaaacatgcaattgacaccaaacttaagatataaaactaaactcaaacaaaagactccaagaaaaattaaaaactaataaagaaaaataatatttttgaaagatttttaaaaaggaataataaaagatgcaatcctagtgactctaaaccaaaaggacaaatttttcctaatctaagtaacaagataaaccgtcagttgttcaaactcaaacaatccccggcaacggcgccaaaaacttggtgcacgaaattggaaatcacaattcttcacaacttcgcacaacttaccagcaagtgcactgggtcgtccaagtaataccttacgtgagtaagggtcgatcccacggagattgttggcttgaagcaagttatggttatctagtaactcttagtcaggatatcaattataattatcagttgacTTGAAATGAacaaaagagcatgaaataaatacttgttatgcagtagtggagaatatgttggagttttggagatgctttgtcttctgaatctctgcttttttCCTATCTTCGTCTACACGCACACAAGTTCCCTCCCATGGCACGCTGTATGTTTGGTgggtcaccgttgtcaatggctaccatccatcctctcagtgaaaatggtccaggtgcgctgtcaccacacggctaatcatctgtcgattctcactcatgttggaataggatccatcgatccttttgcgtctgtcactacgcccaacccttgtgagtttgTAGCTCATCACAAtcatccaatccctgaatcctactcggaataccacagacaaggtttagactttccggattctcaagaatgctgccaatggattctagcttataccacgaagactctgattaagggatctaagagatactcattcaatctaaggtagaacggggtggttgtcaggcacgcgttcataggttgagaatgatgatgattgtcacagatcatcacattcgtcatatTGAAGTGCTAATGAATATCTTGGATAGAAataagcgtgtttgaatagaaaacagaaataattgcattaatccatcaagacacagcagagctcctcacccccaaaaatggagtttagagacttaTGTCGTGaaaaagtacaaagttcagatctaaaaatgtcatgaggtacaaaataaatctctaaaagttgtttaaaaactaaactagtgacctaggtttacagaaaaagagtaaactgagatagatagtgcagaaatccacttctggggcccacttggtgtgtgctggggccgagctttgagctttacacatgcctAGGttatttctggagttaaacgccaggttgtaacctgtttctggcgtttaacgccagaatggaaaATGGAACTAGCGTCAAATGCCAGTTTATGTCATTTATCTTTGAGCAAAGTATGtactatatattgctggaaagtcccaGATGTtgactttccaacgcaattgagagcgcgtcaattggactcttgtagctccagaaaatccattccgagtgcagggaggtcagaatccaacagcatcagcagttctttttcagcctgaatcagatttttgctcagatccttcaatttcagccaaaaaatacctgaaatcacagaaatacacacgaactcatagtaaagtccagaagtatgaattttgcctaaaaactaataaaaatatactaaaaaataactaaaacatactaaaaactacatgaaattaaccccaaaaagcgtataaaatatccgctcatcaatagccCTTATGATAATCACAATAAAGGCTCTTGTTCCCCCCGGTTTGGTCCTTTAGAGGTCGTGGCTTCGCCAAGATTACCTTCTCGGCTATCTGCTGATAAACTTCTACAATGGGGATGGTGAGAGGGGTGTAATTGGTGAACTTCCTGACTCGAGCAAATGGCACGGATGTCTTGCCTGGACCGCCGTCCCTGGTGTGCTCCTTCTGCCTTTCTCCGCCACCGTGCTTCCGGGCTTGATGGTAGAAGGGCTGTCGGTTGTTGGCAGCCATGAGCTGACTGACTTCTTCATCATTGATATATTCCTTGGCTACGCTTTGGATTTCCTGCATCGCCCACACCAGCTTCGTGGTGAGATGCTTTATAAAATCCTCATTCAAAAGTCCGTTCGTCAAACACAAACAAGCCACCGAGTCAGTTAAGCCGTCGATCTCTAAACACTCATCATTGAACCGGTCCAAGTATTTTCTGGTCGGCTCGCCAGGCCTTTGTGTCACCCCGAGTAAGTTGATCGGGTGTTTCGCCTTCGCGATTCGGGTAGTGATATGGGCCAAGAAGGCGCAACTGATGTCCGAGAACCTAGCGATAGAACCTTGCGGGAGGCTATTAAACCACCGTATTGCGGGTCCGGCCAGGATGACTGGGAAAGGGCGACACCTGACTTCGTCACCTACCCCCTCCAAATTCATTCTGGCCTCGAAGGCCGTTAGGTGCTCCTGTGGGTCTTGAGTTCCATCGTACCTAATGTCCGTCGGCTTATCAAAGTGCTTTGGTAGACGGACCTCGAGGATGGAATGGTGGAAGGGGGTTGCTCCCATGATCACAGGTCGTCGCGTTCTCCTCGTTCTTTCTCCGTCGTCTTCCCGATCTCGCCCAGCGGCGCGAGTCCCTCTAGATCGGGCGTAGATGAAGGGGTCATACCGTCTTCTCGGGTGCTCTT
The genomic region above belongs to Arachis stenosperma cultivar V10309 chromosome 5, arast.V10309.gnm1.PFL2, whole genome shotgun sequence and contains:
- the LOC130980895 gene encoding uncharacterized protein LOC130980895, yielding MGATPFHHSILEVRLPKHFDKPTDIRYDGTQDPQEHLTAFEARMNLEGVGDEVRCRPFPVILAGPAIRWFNSLPQGSIARFSDISCAFLAHITTRIAKAKHPINLLGVTQRPGEPTRKYLDRFNDECLEIDGLTDSVACLCLTNGLLNEDFIKHLTTKLVWAMQEIQSVAKEYINDEEVSQLMAANNRQPFYHQARKHGGGERQKEHTRDGGPGKTSVPFARVRKFTNYTPLTIPIVEVYQQIAEKVILAKPRPLKDQTGGNKSLYCDYHKGY